One stretch of Balneola sp. MJW-20 DNA includes these proteins:
- a CDS encoding TlpA family protein disulfide reductase: MHKILILLVLLLSLFKADSDPVLVDADAGQILAEVAKFKGDKPVMVNFWATWCAPCVEEFPYMLELYREYDNDFALILVSGDFIDQRDEALEFLKDQGVNFTSYFKKGKDNDFIRKISNQWTGALPFTIIYDMDGNVSTSWEGKADKERFESELLKVLNPQ; this comes from the coding sequence ATGCACAAAATTCTGATCTTACTTGTATTACTATTAAGTCTGTTTAAAGCGGATTCGGATCCGGTATTGGTAGATGCAGATGCGGGACAAATACTCGCAGAAGTAGCAAAATTTAAAGGGGACAAGCCGGTTATGGTGAACTTCTGGGCTACCTGGTGTGCTCCTTGTGTTGAAGAATTTCCCTATATGTTGGAACTATACAGGGAGTATGATAATGACTTTGCGCTCATTCTGGTATCTGGCGACTTTATCGATCAGAGGGATGAGGCTCTGGAATTCCTAAAGGATCAGGGAGTCAATTTTACCAGCTATTTTAAGAAGGGCAAGGACAACGATTTCATAAGAAAAATATCCAATCAGTGGACTGGTGCTTTGCCTTTCACTATCATATATGACATGGATGGAAACGTCAGTACCTCCTGGGAAGGAAAGGCTGATAAAGAACGATTTGAATCTGAATTACTAAAAGTATTAAACCCTCAGTGA
- a CDS encoding phytoene/squalene synthase family protein → MTNILKIPYTLIRPIYEKTAFHKSVIEDIPDDSLKEAYTLCRSITRHHAKTFYMATRFLPNDKQRGIFAIYGLCRYLDDLVDEAEDLIHDRKITIEQVDEKLSLFKQRLIDVYENKAVNDPILTAFSDTLKRYNISIELPFQLMEGVRMDLTKNRFSDFEEVYDYSYKVASVVGLMTSEIFGYENEIALDYAVDLGIAMQLTNILRDIGEDLDRDRIYLPQDELREYNLSEEELFAHDLSGKFKDYMEFQIGRAREYYQRADVGICMLSKDSRLPVYLARHNYSRILDKIEENDFNVFDNRAYLNYTEKLSILPRILMDMRTAS, encoded by the coding sequence ATGACCAATATACTCAAGATACCATATACCCTGATCCGTCCTATTTATGAAAAGACCGCCTTTCATAAATCGGTCATAGAAGACATTCCTGATGATTCTTTAAAGGAAGCTTATACCTTATGCCGGTCTATTACCAGACATCATGCCAAGACTTTTTATATGGCAACCCGATTCCTTCCCAATGACAAGCAAAGAGGCATCTTTGCTATCTATGGATTATGCCGGTATCTGGATGATCTGGTGGATGAAGCTGAAGACCTGATCCATGACCGAAAGATCACCATTGAGCAGGTTGATGAAAAGTTATCTCTGTTCAAGCAGCGGCTTATTGATGTGTATGAGAATAAGGCGGTAAATGATCCTATACTAACAGCTTTTTCAGATACGCTGAAGCGATATAATATCAGTATTGAACTTCCTTTTCAGTTAATGGAAGGAGTCAGAATGGATCTTACCAAGAATCGTTTTTCTGATTTTGAGGAAGTATATGACTACTCCTATAAAGTAGCTTCAGTAGTGGGTCTGATGACGAGTGAGATATTCGGATATGAAAATGAAATAGCTCTTGATTACGCTGTTGATCTGGGAATTGCCATGCAGTTAACCAATATACTCCGGGATATTGGAGAAGACCTGGACCGGGATCGTATTTATCTTCCTCAGGATGAGCTCAGAGAATATAACCTGAGTGAAGAAGAACTCTTTGCCCATGATCTGAGCGGAAAATTCAAAGATTATATGGAATTTCAGATCGGCAGGGCACGGGAATATTACCAAAGAGCAGATGTCGGAATTTGCATGCTCTCAAAAGACAGTCGCCTTCCGGTTTACCTTGCCCGTCATAATTACAGCAGGATACTCGATAAGATCGAAGAGAACGACTTCAATGTATTTGATAACAGGGCGTACCTGAATTACACTGAAAAGCTTTCCATTTTACCACGCATCTTAATGGATATGCGAACTGCCAGCTGA
- a CDS encoding 4'-phosphopantetheinyl transferase superfamily protein, giving the protein MQIIPTSHFEGLPEDMLLACSPIRSDLSTSVLSAPEKTEYVQFRKQSRKDEFLTSRKLLNDMIIHLGLDHKSIILEKEEGGKPFLLIEDVRAFISFSHSKNMVWCAVSQESDIGLDVEPADRRISSGMLKRILHAKETGIEEEMDTIQIWTIKEAAVKKLGTGLRMNLNLVEIVRDHNELIEIKINDDYCFQICSFKQLDHQISIAY; this is encoded by the coding sequence TTGCAAATAATCCCAACTTCACATTTTGAGGGACTTCCTGAAGACATGCTGCTTGCTTGTAGTCCCATAAGATCCGATCTAAGCACATCGGTTTTATCTGCCCCGGAAAAGACTGAATATGTTCAGTTTAGAAAGCAATCCCGGAAGGATGAATTTCTGACAAGCAGGAAACTCTTAAATGATATGATCATCCATTTAGGACTGGATCACAAAAGCATAATACTTGAGAAAGAAGAGGGAGGTAAACCATTTCTACTCATTGAAGATGTAAGAGCCTTCATCAGTTTCTCTCATTCAAAGAATATGGTTTGGTGTGCAGTATCACAAGAAAGTGATATTGGATTAGATGTTGAGCCAGCCGATCGAAGGATCAGTTCAGGAATGTTAAAAAGGATTCTTCATGCCAAAGAAACAGGAATTGAAGAAGAGATGGATACAATACAGATCTGGACGATAAAAGAGGCGGCAGTAAAGAAGTTGGGAACCGGACTCCGAATGAATTTAAACTTAGTAGAAATAGTTAGGGACCATAATGAATTGATTGAAATCAAAATAAATGATGATTATTGCTTCCAAATTTGTAGCTTTAAGCAACTAGATCATCAAATATCCATAGCTTATTAA
- a CDS encoding 7-carboxy-7-deazaguanine synthase QueE: MYNISSDSIEKQAGSADVQYPIMEHFYTIQGEGAHTGRAAYFIRTAGCDVNCWWCDVKESWEEEGHPILDVKTLVEQAVKSEAPFVVITGGEPLMHDLLPLTSALKNKGLEVHIETSGSSPLSGRLDWVTLSPKRFKKPLDEVFPYVDELKVVVLTPKDLKWAEENAEKCPEGTKLLLQPEWDTPESIDLIVKYVKENPQWGISLQTHKFLDVP; this comes from the coding sequence ATGTATAATATCAGCTCAGACAGCATCGAAAAACAGGCGGGTTCTGCGGATGTGCAATATCCCATTATGGAACACTTTTATACTATACAGGGTGAAGGAGCTCATACCGGACGTGCAGCATATTTCATCCGTACTGCAGGCTGCGATGTGAATTGCTGGTGGTGTGATGTTAAAGAAAGCTGGGAAGAAGAAGGGCATCCAATTTTAGATGTCAAAACTTTGGTGGAACAGGCTGTGAAATCTGAGGCTCCATTTGTGGTAATTACCGGAGGGGAACCACTGATGCATGACTTGCTCCCGTTGACCTCAGCTCTGAAGAATAAAGGCTTAGAGGTGCACATAGAGACCAGCGGATCTTCTCCTTTATCCGGTCGGCTTGATTGGGTTACCTTATCCCCAAAGAGATTTAAAAAGCCTCTGGATGAAGTCTTTCCTTATGTAGATGAACTTAAAGTAGTGGTCCTTACCCCAAAAGACCTGAAATGGGCAGAAGAGAATGCTGAAAAATGTCCGGAAGGCACAAAGCTATTATTACAGCCCGAATGGGATACTCCGGAATCGATTGATTTGATCGTTAAATATGTAAAGGAGAACCCGCAATGGGGTATCAGCCTGCAAACTCATAAATTTCTGGACGTGCCATGA
- a CDS encoding LacI family DNA-binding transcriptional regulator, which translates to MAKKVTIYEVANRAKVAISTVSRVLNESPNVSPATKEKVEKAIKELNFRPQVSARKLASKEPQMLAIAVPSFTTPYFNEVLKGVKDEIKKMDLDIIMYNTGSKNPEEAVQNFFDRGTADAVILLSIDISDDVHALLQATNTPVIMVNGSHPHYSYIMLNDYRGGYLAGEHLVKQGFENIGMITTFLNSRSAQQREQGFRDALKNYRMKIDEDLFLSGDTTKHGGFTEESGFEAVNKYEQLGKFPDAVFCSNDTQAVGAIYALNQLGMKVPDDIAVMGYDNIKLSKYLDLTTIDQQMYTIGVQATEKLSQIIKNPDQELFQTTIDPQLVERGSTKNMNAK; encoded by the coding sequence ATGGCCAAAAAAGTAACCATTTATGAGGTAGCTAACCGTGCTAAGGTTGCAATCTCAACAGTATCAAGAGTTTTAAATGAGTCGCCAAATGTGTCGCCTGCTACTAAAGAAAAAGTAGAGAAGGCCATCAAAGAATTGAATTTCAGGCCACAGGTAAGTGCCCGGAAATTAGCCAGCAAAGAGCCTCAGATGCTGGCGATCGCCGTTCCCTCTTTCACCACTCCTTACTTTAATGAAGTTCTGAAGGGAGTTAAAGACGAGATCAAGAAAATGGATCTCGATATCATAATGTATAACACGGGGTCAAAAAATCCGGAAGAAGCCGTGCAAAACTTCTTTGACCGCGGAACGGCTGATGCTGTGATTCTGCTATCCATTGATATCTCTGATGATGTCCATGCACTGCTGCAAGCGACCAATACACCTGTCATTATGGTAAATGGATCTCACCCGCACTACAGCTATATCATGCTCAATGATTATCGCGGAGGTTATCTTGCCGGTGAACATCTTGTTAAACAGGGATTTGAGAATATCGGGATGATAACCACTTTCCTTAACTCCAGGTCTGCCCAGCAGAGAGAACAAGGATTCAGAGATGCCCTGAAAAATTACCGTATGAAAATTGATGAAGATCTCTTCCTCAGTGGTGATACTACTAAACATGGTGGCTTTACCGAAGAATCAGGTTTTGAAGCAGTAAATAAATATGAACAACTCGGTAAATTCCCTGATGCCGTGTTTTGTTCAAATGATACACAAGCAGTTGGTGCAATTTATGCTCTCAATCAACTGGGCATGAAGGTGCCCGATGACATAGCAGTAATGGGATACGATAATATTAAATTGAGTAAGTATTTAGATCTTACTACCATTGACCAGCAAATGTATACTATCGGAGTTCAGGCGACTGAGAAATTATCACAGATCATAAAGAATCCTGATCAGGAACTATTCCAAACAACGATTGATCCTCAGCTAGTAGAACGGGGTTCAACAAAAAATATGAATGCCAAGTGA
- the amrB gene encoding AmmeMemoRadiSam system protein B, whose protein sequence is MNISTYSKKEIRSMIDEKRTEAVSGSTVRMLFVPNHVNEENFDEFLSTYSQICGQEYDSVIVIESHTQQLDKKLSMPSNLIFKTKLGEITVNDKLRNEFCDEEDDFFIADEGYSKKMSLYDQLPFLQSCLDEFEILSLQIGGYDPAIVRELAFTIDELMLNRNSLIVFCCDIPAGKPAELETLRDLVINKNDTGLLHYLNSNDKNVKGARTFMTGILVARAWDLNVEFKDDVAEKSNITGFARLQQQVAV, encoded by the coding sequence ATGAATATATCAACGTATTCAAAAAAAGAGATTCGTTCGATGATCGATGAAAAAAGAACGGAGGCTGTTTCGGGATCGACCGTGCGCATGTTATTCGTGCCGAATCATGTGAATGAGGAGAATTTTGATGAATTTCTGAGTACTTACAGCCAGATCTGTGGTCAGGAATATGATTCAGTGATCGTAATTGAATCACACACACAGCAGCTCGATAAAAAGCTGTCTATGCCCTCTAACCTGATATTTAAAACGAAGCTGGGTGAAATTACCGTAAATGATAAACTCAGAAATGAATTCTGTGACGAAGAGGATGATTTCTTTATTGCAGACGAAGGATACAGTAAGAAAATGAGTCTGTATGACCAGCTTCCTTTCCTGCAAAGCTGTCTGGATGAATTTGAGATCTTAAGCCTTCAAATCGGCGGTTATGATCCTGCAATAGTCAGAGAACTCGCCTTTACAATAGATGAACTGATGCTGAACAGGAATTCTCTTATCGTCTTCTGTTGTGATATACCGGCTGGAAAACCCGCTGAATTGGAAACCCTTCGCGACCTGGTGATTAATAAGAATGACACCGGGTTACTACACTATCTTAACAGCAACGATAAAAATGTAAAAGGAGCCCGAACCTTTATGACCGGTATACTTGTAGCAAGAGCATGGGACCTTAATGTTGAATTCAAAGATGACGTTGCCGAGAAATCAAATATTACAGGATTTGCCAGGTTGCAGCAACAGGTAGCTGTATAA
- a CDS encoding phosphoribosylaminoimidazolesuccinocarboxamide synthase: MSHLFSVNEALDNCILRTEVPGVAAPYRGKVREVYQLNDKTLGIVVTDRISAFDYIMKQAIPFKGQILNQLAEFSFRKVDDIIPHHLIDVPHPNVTIGKKCEPIPIEVVMRGYLTGHAFRTYNSGERMLCGVKMPEGMNEHDPFPEPILTPATKATEGHDEDISEKDILKQGIVSEELWSKIREKAFKLFARGSEVAREQGLILVDTKYEFGLFEGELTLIDEVHTTDSSRYFYLDGYEERQAKGQPQKQLSKEFLREWLMEQGFQGKEGQVLPDLPNEFRLQVFNRYAELFQKLTGKKFIPKVEKNIDTKLAEIFHLYV; encoded by the coding sequence GTGAGTCACTTATTTAGTGTTAATGAAGCCCTTGATAACTGTATTCTCAGAACAGAAGTACCGGGTGTTGCAGCACCCTATCGTGGAAAAGTCCGGGAGGTATACCAGCTGAACGACAAGACTCTTGGAATTGTCGTAACCGACCGTATTTCAGCTTTTGACTATATCATGAAACAGGCGATCCCATTTAAGGGGCAGATACTTAACCAACTGGCTGAATTTTCATTCAGAAAAGTAGATGACATCATCCCTCACCATCTGATTGATGTTCCTCACCCGAATGTTACCATAGGAAAGAAATGCGAACCTATTCCCATTGAAGTAGTTATGAGAGGCTATCTGACGGGTCATGCATTCCGAACTTATAATTCCGGTGAACGAATGCTTTGCGGGGTTAAAATGCCCGAAGGAATGAACGAACATGATCCCTTTCCCGAACCCATCCTCACTCCTGCAACAAAGGCTACCGAAGGACATGATGAGGATATTTCTGAAAAAGACATCCTGAAGCAGGGAATTGTTTCGGAAGAACTCTGGTCCAAGATCCGTGAAAAAGCATTTAAACTTTTTGCCCGAGGCTCCGAGGTTGCCCGGGAACAAGGTCTGATCCTGGTCGATACCAAATATGAGTTCGGATTATTTGAAGGAGAACTGACTCTGATCGATGAAGTTCATACAACAGACTCCTCCCGCTATTTCTATCTTGATGGTTACGAAGAAAGGCAGGCTAAAGGACAGCCACAAAAGCAATTGTCTAAAGAATTCCTGAGAGAATGGCTGATGGAGCAGGGTTTCCAGGGAAAAGAGGGACAGGTGTTACCCGATCTTCCTAACGAATTCAGATTGCAGGTTTTTAATCGCTATGCCGAGTTATTCCAGAAGCTGACCGGTAAAAAGTTTATTCCTAAAGTGGAAAAGAATATTGATACTAAGCTTGCTGAGATCTTTCACTTATATGTCTGA
- a CDS encoding Rossmann-like and DUF2520 domain-containing protein, whose amino-acid sequence MALPTISIIGMGNVGSALFKACRAADYKIHTLYNRSESELASVHTGMPVHLKELGDLTFITVSDQALGSVAESLSDLPGEWEGKCFVHCSGTLSSDVLNSLQNHGANIASFHPMMSVKTDLSSFKNIYFDGEGDEICLSMLNELAGRLGARFMEVDAADRKFLHAASVVASNYLVTLAEVASKIGERSGQQKSEVLKAMLPLMKSTLRNLQSGEPREALTGPIARGEKEVIEKHLSFLGKNEDDGEVYRLLGRLTLGLVDEKTRKKLSALFEDEK is encoded by the coding sequence ATGGCTTTACCCACCATCTCCATAATAGGTATGGGTAATGTGGGAAGCGCTTTATTTAAAGCATGCAGAGCCGCTGATTATAAAATCCATACCCTGTACAATCGATCGGAATCAGAGCTTGCATCCGTGCATACGGGAATGCCGGTACATCTGAAAGAACTTGGAGATCTTACCTTTATTACCGTGTCTGATCAGGCACTGGGATCCGTTGCAGAAAGTTTGTCGGATTTACCGGGAGAATGGGAGGGCAAATGTTTTGTGCATTGTTCAGGGACTCTGAGCTCAGACGTCCTTAACAGCCTGCAAAATCATGGTGCTAATATAGCCAGCTTCCATCCAATGATGTCGGTTAAGACTGATTTATCATCATTTAAGAATATCTATTTTGACGGAGAGGGGGATGAGATATGTTTGTCCATGCTTAATGAACTGGCCGGAAGATTGGGTGCCAGGTTTATGGAAGTAGATGCAGCGGATCGTAAATTTCTGCATGCTGCCTCTGTGGTTGCTTCCAATTATCTCGTAACCCTGGCTGAAGTAGCATCTAAGATCGGTGAAAGGTCAGGACAGCAAAAATCAGAGGTACTGAAAGCTATGCTGCCCCTGATGAAAAGCACCCTGCGTAATCTCCAGTCAGGAGAACCCCGTGAAGCGCTTACAGGTCCCATTGCCAGGGGAGAAAAAGAGGTAATCGAAAAACATCTTAGTTTCCTTGGAAAGAATGAAGATGACGGAGAAGTTTACCGGTTACTCGGCAGACTTACACTCGGGCTGGTAGATGAAAAGACCCGAAAGAAGTTATCAGCATTGTTTGAAGATGAAAAATAG
- a CDS encoding MGMT family protein → MKQENSDLYDRIYEIVSRIPSGKVSTYGAIAAYIGLVSGARVVGYALNNLDLRNVSNSVPAHRVVNRLGQLTGRAHFPGDSMKERLEQENVMFTEEYTVDIQRHYWDPREELI, encoded by the coding sequence GTGAAACAGGAAAACTCAGATCTTTATGATCGTATATACGAGATCGTAAGCCGGATCCCCAGTGGAAAAGTGAGTACCTATGGAGCCATTGCGGCTTATATTGGTTTGGTATCAGGAGCGCGGGTAGTTGGTTATGCACTCAATAATCTGGATCTGAGAAACGTTTCAAATTCTGTTCCGGCTCACAGGGTAGTAAACCGGTTAGGTCAGTTAACCGGCAGGGCTCATTTTCCGGGAGATAGTATGAAAGAACGTCTGGAGCAGGAAAACGTTATGTTTACTGAAGAATATACCGTGGATATTCAACGCCATTATTGGGATCCGCGAGAGGAGTTAATCTGA
- a CDS encoding thioredoxin family protein, protein MNKLKKIIILPLLLLMSAATAQNVKVLKLGDSAPLTDLKVSDVSGRSLSLAEAAGNNGLMVVFSCNTCPWVAKWEDRYNGLAELASQNGIGMIALNPNERIRNRGESMDDMKKRAQKSGYNFSYALDKDHKLADAFGATRTPEVFLFNGDMKLVYHGAIDDNANDANAVESKYAADAITMMIAGSAITDPETRSLGCTIKRVE, encoded by the coding sequence ATGAATAAACTGAAAAAGATCATAATACTACCATTGTTGTTGCTTATGTCTGCTGCAACAGCTCAAAATGTTAAAGTATTAAAGTTAGGTGATAGTGCACCACTGACCGATCTGAAGGTATCGGATGTTTCCGGCAGATCGCTATCCTTAGCAGAAGCAGCAGGGAACAACGGTTTGATGGTTGTTTTTTCCTGTAATACCTGTCCCTGGGTTGCTAAATGGGAAGACCGGTATAACGGGCTGGCCGAATTAGCATCACAGAATGGAATTGGAATGATAGCACTCAACCCGAACGAGAGGATCCGAAACAGGGGAGAGTCAATGGATGACATGAAGAAGCGGGCACAGAAGAGTGGCTACAACTTCAGCTATGCTCTCGATAAAGATCATAAACTTGCAGATGCTTTTGGTGCTACCCGAACTCCTGAAGTGTTCCTTTTTAATGGTGACATGAAGCTTGTGTATCATGGTGCTATTGACGATAACGCTAACGATGCCAACGCAGTAGAATCAAAGTATGCAGCGGATGCAATTACAATGATGATAGCCGGATCAGCAATAACGGATCCTGAAACCCGGTCACTGGGATGTACCATAAAGCGAGTTGAGTAA
- the lysS gene encoding lysine--tRNA ligase, producing the protein MSNQEVSLSEQEEIRREKLKQIQEMGVNPYPYSFDVSHHSKEILKQEDLIRDDENPETESVAVAGRVMTRRIMGKAAFFNLQDAEGEIQIYIRRDDVGVEEYNTVFKKLVDIGDIVGIKGFVFKTRTGETTIHAEEFVLLSKSIHPMPVPKEVENEDGEKVIHDAFTDKEQRYRMRYVDLMVNPKVRETFRQRTHMVQTMRNYMNDHGYLEVETPILQPVYGGAAAKPFVTHHNALDMDLYLRIANELYLKRLIVGGYDGVYEFSKDFRNEGLSRFHNPEFTQVELYVAYKDYNWMMDFTEKMIQKVAMDMHGSTKVQVGENEIDFKAPWDRIPLFEAIENETGKDLYGKSLDELKKAAKELHIEIDDSFGSGKIIDEIFGEYVEPKLIQPTFIIDYPVEMSPLTKKHRSKEGLVERFECICNGKEIANAYSELNDPIDQRERLEEQAKLRAGGDEEAMTIDEDFIRSLEYGMPPTAGIGIGIDRLAMIMTNSDSIRDVLFFPQMKPEHD; encoded by the coding sequence ATGTCTAATCAGGAAGTTTCCCTCTCTGAACAAGAAGAGATCCGAAGAGAAAAATTAAAGCAGATACAGGAAATGGGAGTAAACCCATATCCATACTCTTTTGATGTAAGCCATCATTCCAAAGAAATTTTAAAACAAGAGGATCTAATAAGGGACGATGAAAATCCCGAGACTGAATCTGTAGCTGTAGCAGGCCGAGTAATGACCCGCAGGATCATGGGTAAGGCTGCATTCTTTAACCTGCAGGATGCAGAGGGAGAAATTCAGATCTATATACGCAGAGACGATGTAGGTGTGGAAGAATATAACACCGTGTTCAAAAAACTGGTCGATATTGGCGATATCGTTGGGATCAAAGGCTTTGTATTCAAAACCCGAACCGGAGAGACCACGATTCATGCCGAAGAGTTCGTTCTGCTGAGCAAATCTATTCATCCAATGCCGGTGCCCAAAGAAGTTGAGAATGAGGACGGCGAAAAGGTGATCCATGATGCTTTCACAGATAAAGAACAGCGCTACCGGATGAGATACGTTGACCTCATGGTAAACCCGAAAGTCAGGGAGACTTTCCGACAACGTACGCACATGGTTCAGACCATGAGAAACTACATGAATGATCATGGATACCTGGAAGTAGAGACACCGATTCTTCAGCCTGTTTATGGCGGAGCGGCTGCAAAACCATTTGTTACGCACCACAATGCGCTCGATATGGATCTGTATCTGAGAATCGCCAACGAACTTTACCTGAAACGGTTGATCGTGGGTGGTTACGATGGTGTATATGAATTTTCAAAGGATTTCAGAAATGAAGGCTTATCCCGCTTTCATAATCCCGAATTCACTCAGGTTGAACTATATGTAGCTTATAAGGACTACAACTGGATGATGGACTTTACTGAGAAAATGATCCAGAAAGTAGCCATGGATATGCATGGAAGTACTAAAGTGCAGGTTGGTGAAAATGAAATTGACTTTAAGGCCCCCTGGGACCGTATCCCCCTGTTCGAAGCTATTGAGAACGAGACCGGCAAAGACCTCTATGGCAAATCTTTGGATGAGTTAAAGAAAGCTGCTAAAGAGCTGCATATTGAGATTGATGATTCTTTCGGTTCCGGTAAGATCATAGACGAGATCTTCGGTGAGTATGTGGAGCCTAAGCTGATACAGCCTACTTTCATCATTGACTATCCGGTGGAAATGAGTCCTCTTACCAAAAAGCATCGTTCCAAAGAGGGATTGGTAGAGCGCTTCGAATGCATTTGTAACGGCAAAGAGATCGCTAACGCCTACTCGGAGCTCAATGACCCGATTGACCAGCGAGAACGTCTTGAAGAGCAAGCTAAACTGCGAGCCGGCGGTGATGAAGAAGCTATGACCATCGATGAAGATTTTATTCGTTCATTAGAGTATGGGATGCCTCCTACTGCTGGTATCGGCATTGGTATTGACCGACTGGCAATGATCATGACTAATTCTGATTCAATCAGAGATGTTCTATTCTTTCCCCAGATGAAACCGGAACACGATTAA
- a CDS encoding 6-pyruvoyl tetrahydropterin synthase family protein, translated as MPTWTLNTEFKFDAAHFIDGYDGKCGRMHGHSYKVQMIAKSHKLNPSAYLGSEDMVCDFKELKWAARDSEKGGLDHGVLNDLMPVNTTAERIAEFIHKETLKKIPEGIELKVIVWETDTCWVEYTDQDV; from the coding sequence ATGCCTACCTGGACCTTAAACACTGAATTTAAATTTGATGCTGCTCATTTTATAGATGGTTATGACGGTAAATGCGGACGCATGCACGGCCATTCTTATAAAGTACAGATGATCGCTAAGTCTCATAAGTTAAACCCATCAGCCTATCTGGGTTCAGAGGATATGGTGTGTGATTTTAAGGAATTGAAGTGGGCTGCCAGAGATTCTGAAAAAGGAGGCCTCGATCACGGGGTTCTGAATGATCTGATGCCGGTTAATACTACAGCCGAGCGGATCGCAGAATTTATCCACAAGGAAACACTGAAGAAAATTCCGGAAGGTATTGAGCTTAAGGTGATCGTCTGGGAAACAGATACCTGCTGGGTCGAATACACGGATCAGGATGTATAA
- a CDS encoding SDR family NAD(P)-dependent oxidoreductase, which produces MTPQDHQYVVITGGNKGIGLSIAKVFSRLSEFRIILIGRNEADLQKAEKVCLEEGAHYVETLAMDLVDPDPKVLSYLKTLEITLLINNAGSYLYGSLAETNKEQFIRQFELNTLSAYNITQPLLPQLKKRDHALIVNICSIASLQGFGDSGAYAMSKHALIGYTRSLREELKDDGIGVTAINLGQTWSTSWKDIEVDQNDLIDPEDVGKIILGLSSLSPRTVAEEINLMPQKGQIPPV; this is translated from the coding sequence ATGACACCGCAGGATCATCAGTATGTGGTAATAACAGGCGGCAATAAGGGGATCGGTCTTAGTATTGCAAAGGTATTTTCCCGGTTATCCGAATTCCGGATCATACTGATTGGCAGAAATGAAGCAGATCTTCAGAAAGCCGAAAAAGTTTGTCTTGAGGAAGGAGCCCATTATGTGGAGACGCTGGCTATGGATCTCGTGGATCCGGACCCAAAGGTTCTTAGTTATCTGAAAACACTTGAGATCACATTATTGATCAATAATGCGGGATCGTATCTCTACGGTAGTCTGGCGGAAACAAATAAAGAACAGTTTATCCGTCAATTTGAGCTAAATACGCTTAGCGCGTATAATATTACCCAACCTCTTTTGCCTCAGTTAAAAAAAAGGGACCATGCTCTGATTGTAAACATCTGCTCCATAGCATCCCTGCAAGGTTTTGGTGACAGTGGTGCATATGCGATGTCCAAACACGCACTTATCGGATATACCCGGTCGCTTCGGGAAGAATTGAAGGATGACGGTATTGGTGTGACCGCAATTAATCTGGGACAGACCTGGTCAACATCCTGGAAAGATATTGAAGTGGATCAGAATGACCTGATCGATCCGGAAGATGTCGGAAAAATAATCCTTGGCTTAAGTAGTCTTAGTCCACGCACGGTAGCAGAAGAAATAAACCTGATGCCTCAAAAAGGACAGATACCGCCGGTCTGA